From a single Sorghum bicolor cultivar BTx623 chromosome 5, Sorghum_bicolor_NCBIv3, whole genome shotgun sequence genomic region:
- the LOC8155630 gene encoding putative cyclin-dependent kinase F-2, protein MAAVQIEEPPEQKNNASSESMAPVPWLPAVAERYERLEKLGQGMFGDVYKAWDRVLERFVAVKRLSGRTDDRFVRTPLPDFAREVMSLAACRGHPSVVELLATYADCGRADGDCFVVTEYAGPMNLREYAGVRRRNNEPFDEDEVRDVMAQLLAGARHAHRAGVLHRDIVPENVIVDMVGGGRMVYKICGFGMSKPAAQADRDDSGLLASSSPYRAPELFLGSKDYDGRVDTWSLGCIMAELVIGDGVPFFGGALDKEVFNEMLHVVGTKGIVTWKGLERVAPRDKAALLRKTGRGERGYLKETKLPPEVLSPAGFKVLKSLLHSNPDRRLSAADALRKPWFRRRRSFCYFMPRCGP, encoded by the coding sequence ATGGCCGCCGTCCAGATTGAGGAGCCGCCGGAGCAGAAGAACAATGCGTCGAGCGAATCCATGGCCCCTGTCCCCTGGCTGCCTGCCGTGGCGGAGCGGTACGAGCGCCTCGAGAAGCTTGGCCAAGGCATGTTCGGCGACGTGTACAAGGCCTGGGACCGCGTGCTGGAGCGCTTCGTCGCCGTGAAGCGGCTGTCGGGGAGGACCGACGACCGCTTCGTGAGGACCCCGCTCCCGGACTTCGCGCGGGAGGTCATGTCCCTCGCGGCGTGCCGCGGCCACCCTTCCGTcgtcgagctcctcgccacgtaCGCCGACTGCGGCCGCGCCGACGGCGACTGCTTCGTCGTCACGGAGTACGCCGGGCCCATGAACCTGCGCGAGTACGCGGGCGTCCGGCGCCGTAACAACGAGCCGTTCGACGAGGACGAGGTGCGCGACGTCATGGCGCAGCTCCTCGCCGGCGCCAGGCACGCGCACAGAGCGGGCGTCCTGCACAGGGACATCGTCCCGGAGAACGTGATCGTCGACATGGTCGGCGGCGGCAGGATGGTGTACAAGATATGTGGCTTCGGCATGTCGAAGCCGGCGGCGCAGGCGGACAGGGACGACTCCGGGCTACTGGCGTCCTCCAGCCCGTACCGCGCGCCGGAGCTCTTCCTGGGGTCCAAGGACTACGACGGCAGGGTGGACACGTGGTCGCTCGGCTGCATCATGGCGGAGCTCGTCATCGGCGACGGCGTGCCGTTCTTTGGCGGCGCGCTGGACAAGGAGGTCTTCAACGAGATGCTGCACGTGGTTGGCACCAAGGGCATAGTCACGTGGAAGGGGCTGGAGCGTGTGGCGCCGCGCGACAAGGCGGCCCTGCTTCGGAAGACGGGACGCGGGGAGCGCGGCTACCTCAAGGAGACGAAGTTGCCGCCGGAGGTGCTGTCTCCGGCCGGCTTCAAAGTCTTGAAAAGCCTGCTGCACAGCAATCCGGATCGCAGACTTTCGGCGGCGGACGCGCTTCGGAAGCCATGGTTCCGACGCCGCCGTAGCTTCTGCTACTTCATGCCTCGTTGTGGACCTTAG
- the LOC110435923 gene encoding uncharacterized protein LOC110435923, with protein MGDRITYEPRKAIKSRAIADFVAEWTGIQLPPPQIQHECWTLYFDGSLMKTGASAGLVFISPLGVRMRYAIRLHFPESNNAAEYEALVNGLHIVIELGIKRLEIRGDSRLIIDQVMKESSCHDPKMDAYCKAVRRLEEKFDGLELNHMLRKCNEAADALAKMASERATIPSDVFVSDLNKPSVDYKDDGGSDQPPGDSSPDPKVSTAQEKEAMDIESEPPAPDGSPD; from the coding sequence ATGGGTGACaggatcacctatgagcctcgaAAAGCTATAAAATCCCGAGCTATCGCGGATTTTGTTGCTGAGTGGACAGGAATCCAACTCCCTCCACCTCAGATCCAGCACGAGTGCTGGaccttgtacttcgacgggtccttgatgAAAACCGGGGCCAGCGCTGGCCTCGTTTTCATCTCgcccctcggggtaaggatgcgatatgCAATCCGACTCCACTTCCCCGAATCAAACAACGCAGCGGAGTATGAGGCCCTTGTTAACGGTCTCCATATCGTgatcgagcttgggatcaagCGGCTCGAAATCCGAGGCGACTCCAGGCTCATCAttgaccaagtcatgaaagagtccagCTGCCACGACCCCAAGATGGATGCGTACTGCAAAGCAGTCCGGCGTCTAGAGGAAAAattcgacggcctcgaacttaaccacATGTTAAGGAAATGCAATGAGGCCGCCGATGCGCTCGCCAaaatggcatccgagcgggccacgaTCCCCTCGGATGTCTTTGTCAGTGACCTCAATAAGCCTTCCGTTGACTACAAAGACGACGGGGGCTCGGATCAACCCCCAGGCGACTCAAGCCCCGACCCCAAGGTCTCCACGGCTCAGGAgaaggaggccatggacatcgagtcTGAACCCCCCGCACCAGACGGCTCGCCAGATTAG